ACCAGGAAGATCCGGGCGTACATCGCCTGCTGGACGCCGATGTCGGCGACCCGGCGCGCCTTGGTGCGGAACAGCCGGTCCTCGTCGGCCGGCCGGCCGAACAGCTTCACCAGCAGCGCGCCCGCCACGTTGAAGCGCTCGGACATCTGGGTCGACATCTCCGCGTTGAGCACGTAGCTCTCCCGGGTGATCCGCTGCAGCCGGCCCGCCATCAGCCGGGCCGGGATGATGAACAACGGCAGCAGCACCAGCGCCAGCAGCGTGATCTGCCAGGACAGGTAGAACATCGCGCCCAGCACGATCGCCACGCTGATCACGTTGCTGACGACGTTGGACAGGGTGCCGGTGAACGCCTGCTGCGCGCCGAGGACGTCGTTGTTGATCCGGCTGATCAGCGCGCCGGTCTGGGTGCGCGTGAAGAACGCGATCGGCATCCGCTGGATGTGCTCGAACACCTTCGAGCGCATGTCGTAGATCAGCCCTTCACCGATGCGCGCGGAGAACCAGCGGCTGGCCAGCGACTCGACCGCGTCCACCACGGCCAGGACGGCGACGACGCCGGCCAGTAGTTCGGTGAGCCCGACCCGGTGGTGGCCGATTCCCTTGTCCAGGATGGCGCGGAAGATCAGCGGGTTGACTGCCCCGATGACCGCGTCGAGAACGATCAGCAGCAGGAACCACACCAGCTGACGCTTGTACGGCGCGGCGAACCTCGCGATCCGGCGCAGCGTCCCCGGCGGCAGCTTCGCGTCGACCACGGAGCTGTCGCGGCGGAACGACTGGGCGAGATGCATCCCCGCCATGGGTCCGTGCATCGACATGCGTTACCTCCGTAACGGCAACGTCGACCCGCGCCGCACGCTTCCCGGACCGGTTCAGCCGAAGGCGGAAACGCCCGTGACGGCGCGCCCGATCAGCAGCTTCTGGATCTGCGACGTGCCTTCGTACAGCGTCGTGACGCGCGAGTCACGCAGCAGTTTGCCGACCACGAACTCGTCGACGTAGCCGTAACCGCCGTGCACCTGGACGGCGGCGTTCGCGGCGCGCACCGACGCCTCGGACGCGTAGTACTTCGCCATCGACGCCGCCAGCGTGTACTTTTCGCCGCGCATCTTCAGGTCCGCGACCCGCCAGGTCAGCAGTCGCGCCGCCTCGACCTCGACGGCGGTGTCCGCGATGAGCTCCTGCACGAGCTGGTAGCTCGCGATCGGCTTGCCGAACTGCTCTCGCTGACCGGCGTAGCCGGCCATCACGTCGAGCGCGTTCTGGGCCAGCCCGGTGCACGATGCGGCCAACGACATCCGGCCGTCGTCGAGGGCGGACAGTGCGACCTTGATCCCGTCGCCTTCCTGGCCGAGCAGCGCGCCCGCCGGGACGACGACGTCGCCCAGCGCGATCTCCGCGGTGTCGCAGGATCGCAGCCCGAGCTTGCCGTGGATCGGCTTCGGGGTGAAGCCGGCGCTGTCACAGGGGACGAGGAACGCCGACACGCCGCGCGCTCCGGGCCCGCCGGTGCGTGCCATCACCAGCGCGACGCCCGCGATGTCACCGTTGGTGATGAAGATCTTCGAGCCGTTGATCCGGTAGGTGTCCCCTTCGCGGACCGCGGTGGACTCCAGCGTTGCCGGGTCGGACCCGTGGTCGGGTTCGGTGAGGCAGAAGCAGCCGAGCGCCTCGCCGCTGGCCATCCGCGGCAGCCACTGCTGCTTCTGCTCCTCGCTGCCCCAGCGCGCGATCGATCCGGCCACCAGACCGAGGTGCACCGACAGGATCGACCGGACGTTGGCGTCCCCGCGCCCAAGCTCTTCGATGACCAGGCAGTAGGTCAGCGGGTCAGCGCCGCCGCCGCCG
This sequence is a window from Mycobacteriales bacterium. Protein-coding genes within it:
- a CDS encoding acyl-CoA dehydrogenase family protein — its product is MDLALSPEQEAARRTVREWVDAVVAPQAIRNDREERFPAEALEGLKRDGWIGLTIPEEYGGGGADPLTYCLVIEELGRGDANVRSILSVHLGLVAGSIARWGSEEQKQQWLPRMASGEALGCFCLTEPDHGSDPATLESTAVREGDTYRINGSKIFITNGDIAGVALVMARTGGPGARGVSAFLVPCDSAGFTPKPIHGKLGLRSCDTAEIALGDVVVPAGALLGQEGDGIKVALSALDDGRMSLAASCTGLAQNALDVMAGYAGQREQFGKPIASYQLVQELIADTAVEVEAARLLTWRVADLKMRGEKYTLAASMAKYYASEASVRAANAAVQVHGGYGYVDEFVVGKLLRDSRVTTLYEGTSQIQKLLIGRAVTGVSAFG